Part of the Helicobacter bilis genome is shown below.
TTTAAATAATGAAATTAAAGCATTAGAAACAGAATTAATACTTAATGATAGTATTGCATGTGATAGTAATGCAGGTAATGATTTATTGTTAAGTAGTGAAATATCACAAGATAAAGCTAACAATAAGGTATTAAATGTTAATAATGTAACAATAGACTTTTAAGGGTTTATTGTGTGCTAGTGTATGTTATGTGTATGTATATGCTTATATGTGCTTATGTAATGTATATGCTAGTATGCAATACTTAAAGATTAACACTTGCAAACAATGCTTAACACTTGCAAAGGCTTACATGTGCTTTTATGCTCGGCTCCATAGTATGCAAACAAAGCTAACTAAGCAAAACAATATAAAGCTACACTTGCAACACAAAGCAAGGCATTAATACACTTGCAAACAATACAAAACTATAAATCTACACACAATAACACAAAGTAAAACATTAAAGCAAGGTAATATAAAACAATGCAAAGGCTTATAAAGCAATATAAACAAGGCTTTAAAGCTTTATATATTCTAGTTTTCATTTGCTTACAATCTCTACTTCAATATGTTTAACAAATTCTTTATTATTGTTAATGTTATTATTATCTTTGTTAATGTTTATCTGTTGTGCTAATGCTGGGGGTTTTGGTATAACTTGCAAGGTATCGTTAATATCTTTTATAGCACTTGTGATATTTTTTAAATCTTTAGTATTTGTGATTCCATTATCTAGTAAATCATTGCATATATGTAAAACTTTATTGCTTAAATCTTGGAATATATATGCAAAATAAGGGTTTTTTTGCTTTACTATGTTTATAACTTCATTTACAATTAAAGTATTAATATTTTTACATTCTATCAAATCGTTATTTTGTGTATCAATTAAGCCTTTATTTTGTGTATTTTGCAAGTGTTCATTAATTTGCAAGCCTCGTTCGTTAATTATTTTTTCAAGTGTTGAAAAGCCGCTATTTAGGGCATTTGTAGCATGTTGTGCTTGTTCGTTAATTCTTATATTATTTTCTTTAATATACTTGCTTAATGTACTCTTTGAAATATTATAATCTTTAGCTAATTTTGATATTGAATAATACCCTGTTTGATACTTTGGAATGATGTCTTTATATGGTATGCTTATTTTTCTACTCATTTTTATGATTACCTTTATATTTGATATTTTGGAATGTTAAAATAAAAGGATACTTTGTAAGCTTAAATTTTAGACTACATGTAATAAGTACCAATAAAAAACCCTACAAGTAGTCTTTAATATATAATGAAATGATAAAAAAATCACGGACACTTTTAAAGCTTTTATTCTTTAAAAGCATTAGAGTTATAACATAAATGCGTATGTGTGCGTATGCAATACTTAAAGATTAACACATGCAAGGGCTTACATATGCCTTTATGTGTGGCTCTTAGTATGCAAACAATGCAAAGTAAGCAAAACAATATAAAGCTATAAAACTATAAGCAAGGCATTAATATACATGCAAAGGCTTATAAAGTGATTGCAATGCAAAACAAAACATAACACACTTACAAACAATGCTTAACACATACAAAGGCTTTTAACAAACTGAAAACAAAGCAAAATATACTTTAATATTACTTGCATAACTTAATCATACATTTATTACAAGCTAATCATAATCTAAATGCAAATCATGTTTTAATACCTTTTTATGTTTTTAATGTATCTTTTA
Proteins encoded:
- a CDS encoding helix-turn-helix domain-containing protein, with amino-acid sequence MSRKISIPYKDIIPKYQTGYYSISKLAKDYNISKSTLSKYIKENNIRINEQAQHATNALNSGFSTLEKIINERGLQINEHLQNTQNKGLIDTQNNDLIECKNINTLIVNEVINIVKQKNPYFAYIFQDLSNKVLHICNDLLDNGITNTKDLKNITSAIKDINDTLQVIPKPPALAQQININKDNNNINNNKEFVKHIEVEIVSK